Proteins encoded by one window of Canis aureus isolate CA01 chromosome 13, VMU_Caureus_v.1.0, whole genome shotgun sequence:
- the FAAH gene encoding fatty-acid amide hydrolase 1 isoform X1 — MMPGVAWLLVLLLLALLGAALRSWQRAPARSKIPRAQKRRVEALQRMEALARRLREQEPSLDPRPILELPLDRLVQKLRDEELSLESVLCSYLEEALKVHQEVNCLTDFLDECEEQLQALKKLKKTERGLLYGVPITLKDPYNCKGHDSTCGLAQFLEKPAAKDGVIVKVLKAQGAIPFVKTNIPQTLFSAECSNPIYGQTLNPLRLKKSPGGSSGGEGVLLAQGGSILGMGTDTGGSIRIPASFCGVCGLRTTGYRLSYSGVASAIKGQKSVTSVAGPMARDVESLVLCLRALLSEDMHRLDPTVPFMPFREEIYSSNQPLRIGYCESDGFTQPSPSMARAMRLTSRLLQDAGHQVIPFSIPRIEYAVKHLFVGGLFADGGATLLEKLEGDIVDPCVKTMINQLRLPDLLKCFLAWILKYIEPRASQNLEEMRGVRTPKKLWERHNAVEEYRQEFIARWRSLDLDVLLTPAVDPAFDVGYSGKALDSFSYLHLYNVLNFPIGVVRVTSVTPQDEEDLAFYKGYYGDSSDTYFREALQGSVGLPVAVQCIALPWEEELCLRFMKEVETLVKNHREPE, encoded by the exons GAGCCGTCCCTGGACCCCAGGCCCATCCTGGAGCTGCCGCTGGACAGGCTGGTCCAGAAGCTGCGGGATGAAGAGCTCAGTCTGGAGAGTGTCCTCTGTAGCTACTTAGAGGAG GCGCTGAAGGTGCACCAGGAGGTAAACTGCCTGACGGATTTCTTGGACGAGTGTGAGGAACAACTGCAGGCATTGAAGAAACTCAAGAAGACTGAGAGAGGCCTTCTGTATGGGGTCCCCATCACCCTGAAGGACCCCTACAACTGCAAG GGCCATGACTCTACGTGTGGCCTGGCCCAGTTCCTGGAGAAGCCAGCGGCCAAGGACGGGGTCATTGTGAAAGTGCTGAAGGCCCAGGGAGCTATTCCCTTTGTTAAGACCAACATCCCCCAGACACTGTTCAG TGCTGAGTGCAGCAACCCCATCTACGGACAGACTCTGAACCCTCTGCGCTTAAAGAAGTCACCGGGAGGCTCCTCGGGGGGCGAGGGAGTCCTGCTTGCACAAGGGGGTTCCATCCTGGGCATGGGTACTGACACCGGAGGCAGCATCCGCATACCAGCCAGCTTTTGTGGTGTCTGTGGCCTCCGGACAACAGGATACCGTCTCAG CTACTCCGGAGTTGCCTCTGCTATCAAGGGCCAGAAATCAG TGACCTCGGTGGCTGGCCCCATGGCCCGGGATGTGGAGAGCCTGGTGCTGTGTCTGCGAGCCCTGCTAAGTGAAGACATGCACCGACTGGACCCCACTGTGCCTTTCATGCCCTTCAGGGAGGAG ATATACTCCAGTAACCAGCCCCTTCGAATTGGCTACTGTGAATCAGATGGCTTCACCCAGCCATCTCCGAGCATGGCCAGGGCCATGAGGCTTACTTCCAGGCTGCTCCAGGATGCAGGACATCAG GTCATCCCCTTCTCCATCCCCCGCATAGAGTATGCTGTCAAACACCTGTTCGTAGGGGGTCTGTTTGCTGATGGAGGAGCCACCCTTCTGGAGAAGCT TGAGGGAGACATTGTGGACCCTTGCGTGAAGACAATGATCAACCAGCTCCGCTTGCCAGACCTACTCAAGTGTTTCTTGGCCTGGATCCTGAAGTACATA GAACCCCGAGCTAGCCAGAATTTAGAAGAGATGCGTGGGGTGAG GACTCCCAAGAAGCTGTGGGAGCGGCACAATGCAGTGGAG GAATATCGGCAAGAGTTCATAGCCAGGTGGAGGTCCTTAGACCTGGATGTGCTGCTGACACCAGCTGTGGACCCTGCCTTCGATGTAGGCTATTCTGGCAAGGCATTAG ATAGCTTCTCCTACTTGCACCTGTACAACGTCCTGAACTTCCCTATTGGCGTGGTGCGGGTCACCAGTGTGACGCCGCAGGACGAGGAGGACCTGGCCTTCTACAAGGGATACTACGGAGACAGTTCTGACACGTATTTCCGGGAG GCCTTACAAGGATCTGTGGGACTCCCCGTGGCAGTGCAGTGCATTGCTTTGCCATGGGAAGAGGAGCTGTGTCTCCGGTTCATGAAGGAGGTGGAGACCTTGGTCAAGAACCACAGGgaaccagagtga